In Candidatus Methanoperedens sp., one DNA window encodes the following:
- a CDS encoding cobalt-precorrin-5B (C(1))-methyltransferase translates to MIDPVNNFHIPDEWMMRANVPANELDSMISSGRYVLLSNGLLLRRGYTTGTTASAAAKAAVLSLRKGISEVSVPTPAGPRAIMPVNARDGKASAIKDSGDHAFDATKGVEIIAEAKDNENIIIKAGFGIGRKNETPAINPIPMRQIEESVKEALIETGLKGAIVTISVPRGKEIAKHTLNEKVGIIGGISILGTTGFVEPWNEHLGEMKEELIRRSDRIVFTTGRLGMRFSHLLFPDYDVILIGSDITRGLRAAKGEVIIVGLPGLILKWASRDLLKNSGYRTIADMIEDNPKNALIDSALAEAVKLSGKRVVLLNRDGTILRDSGERK, encoded by the coding sequence ATGATAGACCCTGTTAACAATTTTCATATTCCGGATGAATGGATGATGAGGGCAAACGTCCCGGCAAATGAACTCGATTCGATGATTTCGAGCGGGCGCTACGTGCTTCTTTCAAACGGTTTGCTGCTGCGGCGGGGTTATACCACGGGGACTACAGCGTCTGCTGCCGCAAAAGCCGCTGTATTGTCCTTGAGAAAAGGGATCTCAGAAGTATCGGTACCCACACCCGCAGGTCCGCGGGCCATCATGCCTGTAAACGCCAGGGATGGAAAAGCATCTGCTATTAAAGACTCAGGCGACCATGCCTTCGATGCTACAAAGGGCGTGGAAATCATCGCCGAGGCAAAGGATAATGAAAACATCATAATCAAAGCAGGCTTCGGTATAGGCAGAAAAAATGAGACACCCGCTATCAATCCAATTCCCATGCGGCAGATAGAGGAATCGGTCAAGGAGGCGCTTATTGAAACCGGGCTGAAAGGTGCTATAGTCACCATTTCAGTACCCAGGGGTAAGGAGATCGCAAAACATACGCTCAATGAAAAAGTGGGAATAATTGGCGGCATATCTATTCTTGGCACCACCGGCTTTGTCGAACCATGGAATGAGCATCTGGGTGAAATGAAAGAAGAACTCATTAGGCGCTCGGACAGGATAGTGTTCACAACGGGGCGCCTTGGCATGCGTTTCTCCCATTTGCTTTTCCCGGATTACGATGTGATACTTATCGGGAGTGATATTACCAGGGGATTAAGAGCGGCAAAGGGAGAAGTGATTATCGTGGGACTCCCTGGCTTGATCCTCAAATGGGCGTCCCGGGATCTGTTGAAAAACAGCGGGTACAGGACGATTGCGGATATGATCGAAGATAATCCAAAAAATGCTCTCATCGACAGCGCTCTTGCGGAGGCTGTGAAGTTATCGGGCAAAAGGGTCGTGCTTTTGAACAGGGATGGAACAATACTTCGGGACAGTGGTGAGCGAAAATGA